Proteins encoded together in one Osmia lignaria lignaria isolate PbOS001 chromosome 4, iyOsmLign1, whole genome shotgun sequence window:
- the LOC117603248 gene encoding uncharacterized protein LOC117603248, with protein MSQRGQDDSGTCENDMSTSKNSSLLRLNQDVRRCSGDWQDQDTDSEISETDFLTKGAFLLTPSHELSIEKAATICEKMNFRGTFSLTKTATGILFKFSNIDDFQAVYKKGFHKVTGARFYKKVAIPCRPAKTFTVYVLDVPEELPEEDIRHALYKYRSIVEVTRMPLNTGTILKAINDKLKSDAHNQHEPATIYTGPPVIRVTLASVEETTMLLSRGLDFYGATYFPTETPYPAAQPLGKYKNNRWLELAAIGAGQRVRDLLPVFDNAGFNKLPPPASRLIKPQKN; from the exons ATGTCTCAAAGAGGACAGGACGACAGTGGTACGTGTGAAAACGACATGTCGACGTCGAAAAACAGCTCGTTGTTGCGGCTGAACCAAGATGTTCGCCGTTGCTCTGGCGATTGGCAGGATCAGGACACCGATTCCGAGATCAGCGAGACTGATTTCCTGACCAAAGGTGCCTTTTTGTTAACGCCGAGCCATGAGCTCAGTATCGAGAAAGCGGCGACCATTTGCGAGAAGATGAACTTTCG TGGCACATTCTCTCTGACGAAAACGGCCACGGGTATACTCTTCAAGTTCAGCAACATCGACGATTTTCAGGCGGTCTACAAAAAGGGCTTCCACAAAGTCACCGGGGCACGTTTCTACAAGAAG GTCGCCATACCATGTAGACCCGCAAAGACATTCACTGTCTACGTTTTGGACGTACCCGAAGAATTACCCGAAGAGGATATTAGGCACGCTCTCTACAAGTACCGGTCTATAGTGGAAGTAACACGCATGCCTCTTAACACTGGCACTATTT TGAAAGCGATCAACGACAAGCTGAAAAGCGACGCTCACAACCAACACGAACCGGCTACCATTTACACGGGTCCACCCGTTATAAGGGTTACGTTGGCCAGCGTGGAGGAGACCACGATGCTGCTCAGCCGTGGCTTGGATTTTTATGGGGCCACATATTTCCCCACCGAAACGCCCTATCCGGCTGCTCAACCCCTCGGCAAATACAAAAACAACAG GTGGCTCGAGCTGGCAGCCATTGGTGCCGGACAAAGAGTCAGGGACCTACTTCCGGTCTTCGACAACGCTGGCTTCAACAAATTGCCACCTCCGGCCAGCCGTCTGATAAAACCACAAAAAAACTGA